GGCTCCATTGTCTCTCCTCTAGTGCTTTCCGCTTACATAGTGATTTgatttttgggggtgggaaatCGTCTGTTCTCTGGCACTTTAAACTGCAGCCAGTAGAAACTGACTTAGGACCAGAGGCGTTGCCAGACCTGCTCAGCCCCAACACCCATCTAGTCCAGGATCCAGTCTCTGCCAGTGGCCACCACCAGCTGTCTCAAGGGCAGGTGTAAGAGCCCTGCAGTAGTAGCtgtgggataatctgctcccCACTTTAAGTCTCTATCAGAGAGAGGTGGTTTAAGCCCTGGAGCATGAGCTTTACTGTCTCTTCCAGTAATATCTCGTAGGACAGTCTGGTCTTCTCCCACTTCCTAAAGTGTCTGTCAAAATACAACCACCAAACTCCTTTTAAAGTTTTTTGAAGCAGAAGAAAAGAGACTTCACTCTGGTTCTGTTTTCAGCCTCCTTTAGCCTGTAGAGATACGGGGAAATGTTGAAAATCCACATTCGGACAGGTATTGAGGGAAAGGTGTTTTTTAGCCACCCAAGTGttttaggagcacaagttccattgacttttgaAAGGGACTTTTGTGCCTAAATCCTTTCAGGTATTTTTGAACAGCTCCCCCTCAGTCCTTAGATAGCTGGGGCCTGATTTGCCATTGCCACATTCAAGGAAAACAGAAACTGGCAAATTCAAACAGAGaataggaaatactttttcaaatGCAATATGTAACTAGGCCATGGAACACATTGCCATGGGAGGTCAcagaggccaagaatttagcaagattccaAGAGGGATTGGACACTAGATTGATAATAAGGATCTCCGGAGTACTAACCGCTAGTGCTAATAACCATTTTGGAAGAGACATTAAACTTCCTGCCTTAGGTCCTATATCAATCCCTAATTACTAGGGGTTAGGATGAGACCCACATAGGGGAcagattaccccacatctgcCATAATCTATGACTCTATTGTGCTGTCCCCTTACTAGGCAGCCTGTAGGTCAGATCCATCATGGCAGTTCCTCTGTCCTGCACCTTGTACTGTCATTGACACCAGTGGAAAGAGGCTGTAAAACACAACAGGCTGAtctgggggcattctgtgccacTTTGCTGGGTATCCGTGATTGCCCAACAAGCCGATGGAAAATCTGACCCTCGGTAGCtaatttttgttggtttgggaggaagatttttttttaatgatgttcCACTGGTTTTTGctctttggtttgtttgtttgaaagtaATGTCACAACCTGGTAAAATTGGTCTCATCTAATCTGTCCGCAGTGCAATGTATGGGAAAAGAAGCCGTAACCCAAATCCAAGGCAAATCTCTTTAACAAGAGAATTCTGCAGAGCCAGCAGTTCTGAGGAGGATCAAGGCTCCCTCTCTGTCCAGAGTATGTTGCTTTTCAGAAACAGAAACCTTTACTATCAAATGGTAACACTCTAAAATGATTGGGGCAGCTATAAATACTGatactgggtctgattctcctatTGCAGGGAGAAATTCAGTCCTGTGCAGAGCCCAGCTTAAGATGTATACTCCACTTAAATCCCTGTCTAGCCAGATCCTAGCTGGTGGAAGTCAGACATAACTCCAAGGAGCAGCCATAGACTCacagaaccacagggttagaagggaccacaagggtcacctagtctaactccctgccaagatgcaggatttggtctcaagttgcagtgggggaggtttaggttggatattaggaaaaactttttcactaggagggtggtgaaacactggaatgcgttacctagggaggtggtagaatctccttccttagaagtttttaagggcaggcttgacaaagccctggctgggatgatttaattggggattggtcctgctttgagcagggggttggactagatgacctcctgaggtcccttcccaccctgatattctatgattctatgatttgttgtgtctaaaccatccgagatggctatccagcctccttttgaaaaccttcagTGAAGGCACTTCCACAACCTTCTGAGGTGTCTGCTGCTGATTTACGCCAACGGAGGATCTGGGCTTTTATAACTGAAGTGCCCCCTTCTCATATGTACTTACTACCAGGTGTAGAACTTACTGCTGTGAGCAGTCCCCTTAATTTTCAACAGGCAATACTCTATGGTTGTAAGCACAATAGTACTTGAATGACTGGACACTGGTTTTGTAGCTGTGTTATTTAATTATAGGGTTAGTTCTGGAGATACAGTTGATAGGAAAAGCTATGACAAAATGAAGTCGCAACGGTACTGTACCTATTGtgactttcttttccttttcttctgccaCACCACAAACTAAAATCATGTTTATCCACCAGAAAATAAATAGATCTCTAAGCCCTTTCACTTGTTTTCCAGTTCCTGGGGATTGTGGTTTTAATACACCCAGAGCTGTTGCTTTGTCTTGCTGTGACATAAGGCACATcagaaattaggcacaaatttttaacagggagggtgacTCACCATTGGAAAAacactaccaagggaagtggtgggttctTCATCTCATGAGGTCTTTATATCCAGACTGGGGAGGTGTTTTAgcaaaacacaagttattgggctcaatataggggtAAATAAacgggtgaaatgtaatggcctgtggcaggtaggaggtcaggctagatgatctaatcATAGAagggtagggctggaagggatgtcAATAGGTCATAGTGCAGTCCCTGCACTCAATGCAtgatgccttctggccttaaactccatgaaaCTACGCCATAAAGCCACCACGCAGCCCACGTCTGACGCTTTGTCTGTTCCTTAGGTAGTAAGTGTTGCGCGTCCTGCCAGACGAGGAAAACTCCCCTGTGGAGGATTGCTGAGGACGGCACCCCACTCTGCAACGCTTGTGGCATCAGGTACCTGTGACATTGTGCTGCTGATGTTGCTTTCTGAAACTGTGCACAAAAGGGCCAGGCCAAGGTCTGTGCAAAATTAACTATGtgggtaagtgtttgcaggactgaggttAGATTCctgtattcaggcacctaaacgAGCAGCTTGTTTCCACGTTctgagcacccagcagttcccactgatgcagcagtttaggttaaaactggGTAGGTGCCTGGCGTAAGATGGCAGTGACGCCAGgctcttatttaggtgcctaaatcaatATTGCCGGCTCCCATGATCTTATTGGGAATCTTGCCATAACTGGTATTTTGCTGGAAGCTCCATCTCCCAGAGTCATGTGATTACCCAAAACACTAAGCTTTAATTTTTGAAAAACGGTTCAGAAAAAAAGCTTTAAACTTTGAAAAATGACAGAGCTGAAAACATGACCCTAGTCTACCATATAAAGGCTCTGAAGCCTGACagcaattacaaaaaaaatcaacattttattttttgtttgtttgatttttaagcTAACCCCTTGATTTTTTTGAGGGTCTGCTGACTCGTAGGTTTTGGACACTTGGGGCTGGCAAGGcccctaaatatggatttaagaccTGAAcccaggcccagattctcaaaagttGCCTAACTCCTCTTGATTTCAAGGCACCTAAagacctttgagaatctgggccccaTTTCCAAAAAACTTGGCCCAAGGCATTTTCCTAAATAAATTCCACCCTAAGTATTCCCCTTCTAAGCAGAGGGAACATTTCAAAAGACTAAGGGGAAATAAAATGATTATTCCACTTTTGGCTAAAAATGTAATTATCTGAACCAActgattcccccccacacccccgttCCCCCCAGGTACAAAAAGTACAGGATACGATGTTTCCGCTGCTGGAATATCCCGAAGAAAAGTGGAAAACCTTACTCCCGTTGCTCTAACTGTGGAGACAGACTGCGCGTGGCCGTGGCCCAGCAGAGAACCGTGAAAAGGTCAttcccattttatttatttatgtttaaaaaaggAACAGCTTTGGCTGAATTGCAACatccttattttaaaattaacccctgctccccttccagagcctttGATCAGACAAGTTGGGGTGTGGAAGCCACAGATCTGATCCAGTGAAATTGTTTACCCTAGTGAAGGGGAATGGAAGGTGTGAATGGTTTAAATGTGTCCATGGAGGCAGCTCTTGGTTACAGTGAAGTTAGTTTGTGCTTTGAAGGTGAAATTTACCCTTTTGCAGGGAGTCAGAACAAAATCTAGGGACTTTTGTTCCATTTAAGCAGGGAGCCTTGTACTGGCTCTTCCCACATGTTAAGTTTCACTTATTGGAGATATTTTTCCCCTGGAAAATAGATATTATTTTGCTACAAGAAGTTATTTTGCAGTAGAAACATTCTCATCCTCTCTGTACTTTGGgagtgtgtgcacgcgtgtgtgtgTCCCTCCTTCCCTGGCCCTGCTGGAAGAGATGAGTCCTGCCCTCTATGTGTGTTGTGAGGCAGGAAGGAATTGCCTCCAAGTAGAAACAACGCACACCTGACACAGCTGGACATGTCTGCAGCCAGAGGTTGCCTTATGCACCAGGTATTTAAACATGTTACCAGCCTCCTTCCTTTGTCACATGTCTTTCGCTGGCTTTTCTCTCTGTTGTGTTGCATTTGTTTTCTGCTGCAGCGTTTGCCTGCGTTCGTTTAGCAAAGTGACAGAGTTGAAAagagctggggcaggctgggggctcaGATTAGCAAGAGGGAAGTGGCTGATTGTAGTTAAGTGCAACAAGCTCTCCCAGTAGCATTGGTTCTAGAGTGGTTTGTcgtccctccctctcccagctccCTACTCTGGCCTGGTCTCAAGTATTTTGGAGGCTGAACACTCTGAAATGTGTCCAtcctgcacctctgtctctctctgcactcTCAGTGCATCTTTAACAAGAGTCAGCTGGGTGCTGGATGGTCCAGTGGCCGGCGAGTCAGGAGCTCTGGGTTCCAGGCCTGGCTCTGTACTGACCTCCGCTGAGTTGCCTCTCAAGGCCTctgtttcctgctctttggggctgggagtgTCTCTTGCActacatttgtacagcacccgGCCCAACAGGGCCCCAGTCTCACTTGGGGTCTTCTCATGCCGCTATAATGCACACACTTCCCCATGACGATGGATGCCTGCCTCAGATCCAGCCCTTTTCATCCCTAGAGCTCGAACGGGGAACAATCATAGTAACTGTAGGGTTAAAGGACATAATTGAATTAGGCTCCTTTTGTTTCAATTTCTAGAAAATGCGACGACTTCCTTAAATCTCAAGCAAGGACTCTTTGCTATTAGCCGGACAGCGGGCTGCGTAGCAGAGGGCGCTGGTATCTGCTGGAGTGAGCAGTAGGCCAACGCTGCCCTGCAGTCTGAACGGAGGTTTGCAAGAAGCGTTGGCTCAGTCCAGTTGCCTTTAAGACCAGTTGttgcttttttcccttcctctcatGCTGTTGTTTTCTGTAAAAGGAATGTTCGATCCTGCCTTTGGTTTGCGTGAGCAACTTGGGAAGTGGACGAGAAAATGAACCCATGTTTTTGCAGAGGTGAAGTTGTTAGAGATTGAATAAGGGGTGGGAAAATAAGAGTTTGAATCTTAAGCTTGCTCCTGGCTAGCCGTGTTTGTGAGTGTGGGTGGCTGCTTGTTCGGACCCCAGGGTACCCTGGCCACCAGTGATACGGCCTGGGTCTAACCTGTCTTGACTGTAGAATAGATCACTGCAGCGTGGCTCTTTCTGTCAGGCCTTTTTATGGGGCAAATGTAGAATCCAGAAAAAATTGAGATCACTCTGgatgttaaagaaaaaacaaaagacgTTAAGGAGAATAAAATATTAGCTCCCTTCAGATAGTAAAGTGCACCTGTGCCAGCAACCATGTAGATTCTGGCAATGCTTAAAAAAACCCGCTCAAAATGAAATGAAGCCTTGTTAAGGGTTTAAGAATGTTTTAGATCAATATTCATTCACAGACCCCAATGAAGAGCTTTCCTGTTAACGTGCTGATGTCTTTCCAAGGAGAGACACTAAGACTTGTAAACTTAGTGAATTCAGGGCTCAGACTTCAAAGCTTTTATATTTGCtaatttaaaaaactaaacaacAAGAAGTTAGTTGGGGATAATTAATATGAACCTCATTTGTTTTGTTGCACTAAACTTAGTAAGGGTTGCACTTTTTGAATAGATATTATCTCCTTCATTAGCTTGTTATGTATTTCAGAAATGTATGTCAATTCTCAATTAGTTTGTTACGTAAAATAATTCCTATGGGGCATTCTTGTACAAAATGATTATCTAGATATATTTATATGtgtaaataatatatttatttttgcagtgtgacattgttcacacacacacacatactttatgTGCCAAGTTGTAAATATGGATGAAAATTGCCATGTTTTCTCCTTTCTGGTACAAATGTTCAAGCACTTCAATGTGGTGACAATGCGGAGAAGAGATCTGGTGTAAGGTGATCAAGTGTTGTTGGGTTTTTGGCTTTCGTTCAGAAGTCTAATGGTTGCACTTTAGAATAAAACTGGTTTCTTGTAGCTGTGTATGGAAAGACTCTACTCCCTGCGTCCCTTTTGAGTTTTGATGTGACATGTTGGTTTCTCACGGGAGATATAAAGCCAGGCCTCCCCTATTCACAGCTGGTTCAATCCATTCAAGGTGCTGTCTCAGTGGTTTACAAGCGGCAAAAAGagtcttgaaatcaatgggtgttagaTGCCTAAACACCTTAAAGGAGCTAGGTCTAAGTGACTTAGAGGCTTAGCTGCTTCTGAGAACATTACCCATGAGCAATCCCATCCCTATTCaacacagcacttaagcatgtgcttaaagtcaaGGTCTTTGCCATGTCAGGGCCTTAATAGGAAGCCAAGAGGCAGTGAATTCAGATGTTCCTTGGCTGGATGCATTAGCTATTACTAGAGAAACCCATCTCAGGGGCATTATCTTCCTGTCTCTGGACAGTGACTATGGGCTTGATTTATTCTGCCAATGAACTTCTCAAAACAATGAAAACCCTGAGAACGGACTGGTCCCTGCTTTGGCATGGAAAAGACCCGCTATGAAAAGAGAGTGGAAAGCTTAGAAGTGTTGACCTCAGAAAGGCGATGAAGTGAGGTTGGTACATAAAATAAAGAGTGGGGCAGAGAAAGGAGAGCGGGAGTTTCTGCGCTCCCATGTCTTATCACGCAAGGGCCAGGGGGATGTTCAGTTAAAAGAAGCCCACTTCAAAACAGATGAAAGCAAATGCTTTTTCATACTGTGTgattagtctgtggaactcactgccactggaaGTCACAGAAGGCAAAAAAATTAGCAAGATTCAAAGGGGAATTGGAAATTTATATGGATAGCAAGAGTACCCAGAGTTCTCCTAATTAGCTACACAGATTTTGAGAGGGATTTTgaaccttgtgcttcagggtttaagccaatctaaCTAGTAGACACCAGGAGCAGCTTATCTCACATCTGctactgtggggggtggggtgggggggcggttcTTATAGCTTCCTATACAGCATCTGGACCGGGCACTCTAGGAAATGAGACAGTGGTCAAGAGGGACCTTGGATCTGATCCAGCCTTGGGATTCCTGTTTACGCTGTTTCTTGCTTAAGCTGCTTGGTGGTGCTGCTCACTATGAAGGCTCTGGTTCAGCGAAGCGTTTGGGCGTGTGGCTGACTTTACTGATGagtttaactccactgaagtcaaaattaAAACCGAATGAATGCCCAAGTGCTGGGCTGAATTGACTGAAAAGCTTCTGACGTGCAGAGCACGAGACCAATGCGGGATTCAGAGTCCGGGGTTTCAGGATTTATTATGGGATGAGTTGTGATGTTGTATAATAAACACAGTGTAACCCCCGGGCAAATGCGTGTCACGGGTCAGGCCCCCTTGCTCCCAAGCCGCAGGGGATAGGGGAGCCCTGATTCCTTAGGTCAAGCTCTAGTAGCTGATGCTTTTGGTCCTGCGGGTCCCTGGGTCAGTGCCCGGTGGGTTGGCCTGTCCGTTACCATATTGTAGGGCAGTTGTCATGGTATGGGAGCACACCTTGTTAGCAGCCAactagtaaataataataatcctgctCGGCTAGTCTGTGCTTGAGGACCAAAGTTTGCAGAGCTCAGGACCAGATTGACAAGGGCCCAGCACCCACCATTATCggtgaagctctggaataaattgcccagggaggctgtggaatctccgccattggggatttttaagagcaggttctCTTTAAAAGAGAATCAGCCTGCAAATGGATGAACGCAAACGGCCCGATTAGCCGTGGAACCAAACTCCCAGTGCAGCtgttgggttcaattccctgttgtGCCATGACCTGGGCCAAGTCAGAGGGACAAGGCAGGGGAGGGAATATCTTGCATTGGCCCGACTTTGGTGCTGACACAGAGTGCTTCGCCTTGGccagcctctctgtgcctgtttcccatcTCTACAGTGGGGTTCACATTTCTTGGGGCATTGTGAGGTTAAACACAGTGAAGGCTGCAGGGCTCGGAGACGGTGGGGCGGGAGACGGGGTCCTGGAGTCAGGGCATTCCAGCTTTCTAGCCCAGGCTGTGGGGAATCGATTTGGTGCATTGCTGGCTTGGGTGCAGGCCCTGCCGGGCCGGGGGCTGGCACTTGTTAAAATGCAACCGTTTTTTATTTGGCTCTGCCCAGAGCAAAACACAGGAATGTTTCCCGGGCCAACAGGCAGAAGGATCACATGGTCCCGGAAGCAGGAGACTGCGAGCTCCGAGGCGAGTGGGAGCGACTGGAGGCGGGGAGCCGGAAGAGGGGGTGTAGCGGACAGGCTCGAGCAGCCCCTGAGATGGATCCAGCCGTGGGGGAGCAGATGGGACTCTCTGGCCCACTGTCCAGTGCGGGAGGGGCAGGAGCC
The DNA window shown above is from Caretta caretta isolate rCarCar2 chromosome 20, rCarCar1.hap1, whole genome shotgun sequence and carries:
- the ZGLP1 gene encoding GATA-type zinc finger protein 1 encodes the protein MDTLSLISLHCSHLVSGAAAPASRPETRAGPQTLSPCLLPIDCNGNPSREAGAAGQEGRSWEPGAGSPSQPEPGCRRRNPRKQPAPSRSAEARDPSFQGVTLCMRLCLCQGSSDEYQLLIRPQYSSAMYGKRSRNPNPRQISLTREFCRASSSEEDQGSLSVQSSKCCASCQTRKTPLWRIAEDGTPLCNACGIRYKKYRIRCFRCWNIPKKSGKPYSRCSNCGDRLRVAVAQQRTVKRKCDDFLKSQARTLCY